The genomic window CTGCTATCATAAAAGAAATATCGCTATTGGCAATGAGAAAAACAATTTTCAGGATTATAAATGGTATGCTTATAATAAGATTAACTATAAAAGATATAATAAATACTACTATTAATAGCAATACATACTTTAAAGACATTAGTTTAAATATTTTTCTAAACTCAAAAAATCCAAAGAACCCATTAACAGAGAAATTTACAGATGCTAAAGGTTGATATAGGGTTAGGCATAAAATAAATGGAATAAATAATAAAAGCCCTAAAATAATTGTTAATACTGATAATTTTGTATTAATATTTATAAATAATATTGCCATTAATATAATTATAAATGGAATTATTAAGAAAATTATTGACAATATCAGCATTCCAACAGTGTATAACAACCCACTAACAAACAATTCCCAAATGTTATCCCAATCAGGAGCTTCTTTATTCTCAACAGTGTTTTTCATAACTCTAACATAATAACCTGATATAATAAAGATGATTGTTAATAAAATGATAAACATTATAATAAATATTGGTATTAAAAAAACTACTCTGCTTATATCATATAAATTTCCCAAATAACTAATAAAAAATGTCATAACTCCTAAA from Methanocaldococcus villosus KIN24-T80 includes these protein-coding regions:
- a CDS encoding DUF4013 domain-containing protein — its product is MIGDYIKDSYNYIKNNFSKFLIGGILSLISGIFLGVMTFFISYLGNLYDISRVVFLIPIFIIMFIILLTIIFIISGYYVRVMKNTVENKEAPDWDNIWELFVSGLLYTVGMLILSIIFLIIPFIIILMAILFININTKLSVLTIILGLLLFIPFILCLTLYQPLASVNFSVNGFFGFFEFRKIFKLMSLKYVLLLIVVFIISFIVNLIISIPFIILKIVFLIANSDISFMIADILESTVSLFVSFFLGIFSYRCYSLYYKDKIGER